One stretch of Methanomassiliicoccales archaeon DNA includes these proteins:
- a CDS encoding NMD3-related protein codes for MSFCVKCGADGPTYKSLCESCFLEGKVFTILPDHVDVFNCCHCDDYLLGGKWMTVKTKEEVSERATELALNVIKDAQVLNVALHAEKIDDANYQVNMTIGLSIEGLEVDEDRKTIVRFKNTSCPRCNKLMGNYYEGTLQVRTRDRKMPEDLREEIMDRILKMMDEHMKDNRELFISKINRLTTSQGGIDVILSSSVIGRNLAHHLADQYAAEVKETAKLVTQKQGKDLYRVTFVVRLPAYRFGDLVEYEKKLYLVGALRSNSTKLTNMKTTQGVMVSNSDMISAKVVGRKEDLIEAVILTETDREVQVMHPTSFKVFDLKKPPKFERKGDTVKVFQYNEEFYLLPLQG; via the coding sequence ATGTCTTTCTGCGTTAAGTGCGGGGCCGACGGCCCGACGTACAAATCCCTTTGCGAGAGCTGCTTCTTGGAGGGCAAGGTCTTCACCATCCTTCCGGACCACGTGGACGTGTTCAATTGCTGTCACTGCGATGATTACCTGCTGGGCGGTAAATGGATGACCGTGAAGACCAAAGAGGAGGTCTCGGAAAGGGCCACGGAGCTGGCGCTGAACGTCATCAAGGACGCCCAGGTGCTCAATGTCGCCCTTCACGCCGAGAAGATCGACGACGCCAATTATCAAGTGAACATGACGATCGGACTGTCCATCGAGGGGTTGGAGGTGGACGAGGACCGGAAAACCATCGTGCGCTTCAAGAACACGTCCTGCCCCCGTTGCAATAAATTGATGGGCAATTACTATGAGGGCACATTGCAGGTTCGCACGCGGGACCGCAAGATGCCCGAGGACCTGAGAGAGGAGATCATGGACCGCATCCTCAAGATGATGGATGAGCACATGAAGGACAATCGTGAACTTTTCATATCCAAGATCAATCGTCTAACCACCAGCCAGGGCGGGATCGACGTGATCCTTTCATCGTCCGTCATCGGGCGCAACCTGGCGCATCATCTCGCCGATCAGTATGCCGCCGAGGTCAAGGAAACGGCCAAGCTCGTCACTCAGAAACAGGGAAAGGACCTGTACAGGGTCACTTTCGTGGTTCGCCTTCCCGCATATCGCTTCGGTGACCTGGTGGAGTACGAGAAAAAGCTGTATCTGGTCGGCGCCCTGCGCTCCAATTCCACTAAGCTTACGAACATGAAGACCACGCAAGGGGTCATGGTCAGCAACAGCGACATGATCTCGGCCAAGGTCGTTGGGCGCAAGGAGGACCTGATCGAGGCCGTCATACTTACGGAGACGGACAGGGAGGTGCAGGTCATGCACCCTACCAGTTTCAAGGTCTTCGACCTCAAGAAGCCGCCGAAGTTCGAGAGGAAAGGGGACACGGTCAAGGTCTTCCAGTACAACGAGGAATTCTATCTTCTTCCTCTGCAGGGTTAA
- a CDS encoding DUF424 family protein, whose translation MIRVKVHRCGSNILVAACDEGLLGRLLKDDKLRLDVSDEFYGGDQGGEEMLVSRLATATMVNLVGEVVCRIAAEHNFIDPDCKIMIGGVPHAQMVRY comes from the coding sequence ATGATCCGAGTGAAGGTGCACAGATGCGGAAGCAACATACTCGTTGCCGCCTGCGACGAGGGCTTGCTAGGACGCTTGCTCAAGGACGACAAGCTGCGCCTGGACGTGAGCGATGAGTTCTATGGCGGAGACCAGGGCGGGGAGGAGATGCTCGTGAGCCGGCTGGCCACGGCCACCATGGTCAATCTGGTCGGCGAAGTGGTCTGCCGCATCGCCGCCGAGCATAACTTTATCGACCCGGACTGCAAAATCATGATAGGGGGCGTTCCTCACGCCCAGATGGTAAGGTACTGA